From the genome of Deinococcus apachensis DSM 19763, one region includes:
- the gmd gene encoding GDP-mannose 4,6-dehydratase, producing the protein MSHTPTRKALLTGITGQDGSYLTELLLAKGYEVHGIIRRASSFNTERIDHLYQDSHEADARMFLHYGDLADSSNLRVLVERIQPDEVYNLGAQSHVKVSYDQAEYTADVTGLGTLRLLEAIRDYRERTGHGVRYYQASSSEMFGAAQPPQGLHTPFHPRSPYAVAKVYAFWQTVNHREAYDLYACNGILFNHESPRRGETFVTRKITRAVGRIKVGLQKKLYLGNLEAKRDWGHARDYVEAMWLMLQQDTPRDYCIATGEAYSVREFAERAFGRVGLDYRDYVEIDPRYFRPAEVDYLLGDAEETRRVLGWTPRTSFDQLVEEMVEHDLELARQEKTLINAGHQIALRGIGNQ; encoded by the coding sequence ATGAGCCACACCCCCACACGCAAGGCGCTGCTGACCGGGATCACCGGGCAGGACGGTTCGTACCTCACCGAGCTGCTGCTCGCCAAAGGGTACGAGGTCCACGGGATCATCCGCCGGGCCAGTTCCTTCAACACCGAGCGGATCGATCACCTGTACCAGGACAGCCATGAGGCAGACGCCCGGATGTTCCTGCACTACGGCGACCTGGCGGACAGCTCCAACCTGCGGGTGCTCGTCGAGCGCATCCAGCCCGACGAGGTCTACAACCTCGGCGCCCAGTCCCACGTCAAGGTGAGCTACGACCAGGCCGAGTACACCGCCGACGTGACGGGCCTCGGGACGCTGCGGCTGCTGGAAGCGATCCGCGACTACCGCGAGCGGACCGGGCACGGGGTGCGCTACTACCAGGCAAGCAGCTCGGAGATGTTCGGGGCCGCCCAGCCGCCCCAGGGCCTGCATACGCCCTTCCACCCCCGCAGCCCCTATGCGGTGGCGAAGGTGTATGCCTTCTGGCAGACGGTGAACCACCGCGAGGCTTACGACCTGTACGCCTGCAACGGTATTTTGTTCAACCACGAGTCGCCGCGCCGGGGTGAGACCTTCGTCACGCGCAAGATCACCCGGGCGGTGGGGCGCATCAAGGTGGGCCTCCAGAAGAAGCTGTACCTGGGGAACCTGGAGGCGAAGCGCGACTGGGGCCACGCCCGCGACTATGTCGAGGCGATGTGGCTGATGCTGCAGCAGGACACGCCCCGCGACTACTGCATCGCCACGGGGGAGGCGTACAGCGTGCGGGAGTTCGCCGAGCGGGCCTTCGGGCGGGTGGGGCTGGACTACCGCGACTACGTGGAGATCGACCCTCGCTACTTCCGCCCCGCCGAGGTGGACTACCTGTTGGGCGACGCCGAGGAAACCCGCCGCGTCCTGGGCTGGACGCCGCGCACCAGCTTCGACCAGCTGGTCGAGGAGATGGTCGAGCACGACCTGGAACTCGCCCGGCAGGAGAAGACGCTGATCAATGCGGGGCACCAGATCGCGCTGCGCGGCATCGGGAACCAGTAG
- a CDS encoding GDP-L-fucose synthase family protein — protein sequence MDRGSKIYVAGHRGMVGSAVVRRLQAEGYTNLVTRGSRELDLRNQAAVNDFFAGERPDIVVLAAARVGGILANSTYPAQFLYDNLTIAANVIHAAHENGVSKLLNLGSSCIYPRMAPQPLQETALLTGPLEETNRAYAVAKIAAIELCDHYRTQYGDDFISAMPTNLYGPGDNFDLQGSHVLPALMRKMVDARELGAPQVEVWGSGRPMREFLYADDLADACLFLLQHVSVPGPINVGTGEDLSIRELAELIREVVGYEGELVFDPSKPDGTPRKLLDVSRLAALGWTARTGLREGIEKTLAWYIQARREASAELRS from the coding sequence GTGGACAGGGGTTCGAAAATCTATGTGGCCGGGCACCGGGGCATGGTGGGGAGCGCAGTCGTCCGACGCCTCCAGGCCGAGGGCTACACCAACCTCGTCACCCGGGGGAGCCGGGAACTGGACCTGCGGAACCAGGCGGCGGTCAATGACTTCTTCGCCGGGGAACGCCCCGACATCGTCGTGCTGGCGGCGGCAAGAGTGGGCGGCATCCTTGCCAACAGCACCTATCCGGCGCAGTTCCTGTACGACAACCTGACCATCGCGGCCAACGTGATTCACGCCGCGCACGAGAACGGTGTCAGCAAGCTCCTCAACCTGGGGTCAAGCTGCATCTACCCCCGGATGGCGCCGCAGCCCCTCCAGGAGACCGCGCTGCTGACGGGACCCCTGGAGGAGACGAACCGGGCGTACGCCGTCGCCAAGATCGCGGCCATCGAGCTGTGCGACCACTACCGCACCCAGTACGGCGACGACTTCATCAGCGCGATGCCCACCAACCTCTACGGGCCGGGGGACAACTTCGACCTTCAGGGCTCGCACGTCCTGCCCGCCCTGATGCGGAAGATGGTGGACGCTCGGGAGTTGGGCGCCCCGCAGGTCGAGGTCTGGGGCAGCGGGCGGCCCATGCGCGAGTTCCTGTATGCGGACGACCTGGCCGACGCCTGCCTGTTCTTGCTGCAACACGTTTCAGTGCCCGGCCCCATCAACGTGGGCACGGGTGAGGACCTGAGCATCCGGGAGCTGGCCGAGCTAATCCGCGAGGTGGTGGGGTACGAGGGCGAACTGGTCTTCGATCCCAGCAAGCCGGACGGCACGCCGCGCAAGTTGCTCGATGTGTCCCGGCTCGCCGCGCTGGGTTGGACTGCCCGCACGGGACTGCGTGAGGGCATCGAGAAGACGCTGGCCTGGTATATCCAGGCGCGCCGGGAAGCCTCCGCGGAACTCAGGAGCTGA